A stretch of the Gemmatimonadaceae bacterium genome encodes the following:
- a CDS encoding aminotransferase class IV, with translation MIMYLNGQYLPREQALIPVEDRGFIFGDGIYEGVRSVGGKMFEWAAHAERMDNGLKGLRINFNRAQIDALEAVCERVVQENDLVDGEAFLYLQVSRGAAPRTHFFPPATVPPTVFVSASKLVVPRKMRDDGCSAVTFPDMRWKRRDWKTVNLLGNVLARQAASEAGAYEAILHEDGIVTEGAATNVFAVIDGVLTTHPLTERILPGITRKVIMELVAEHRMSVKEQPIPFAKLAGADEIFVCGSTTDVTPVVTLDGKTVGNGKPGPTTVKLREAFEARLYQAAGAGR, from the coding sequence ATGATCATGTATCTCAACGGCCAGTACCTCCCGCGCGAACAGGCGCTGATTCCGGTGGAGGACCGCGGCTTCATCTTTGGCGACGGCATTTACGAAGGCGTGCGCTCGGTGGGCGGCAAGATGTTCGAGTGGGCGGCCCACGCCGAACGGATGGACAACGGCCTCAAGGGGCTCCGCATCAACTTCAATCGCGCCCAGATCGACGCGCTCGAGGCGGTGTGCGAGCGGGTGGTGCAGGAGAATGACCTCGTGGATGGCGAGGCCTTCCTGTATCTGCAGGTGTCGCGCGGCGCGGCGCCCCGCACGCATTTCTTCCCGCCCGCGACTGTGCCGCCGACGGTTTTCGTCTCTGCGTCGAAGCTGGTCGTGCCGCGCAAGATGCGCGACGACGGATGCTCCGCGGTGACCTTCCCCGACATGCGGTGGAAGCGGCGCGACTGGAAGACGGTCAACCTCCTCGGCAACGTGCTGGCCCGCCAGGCGGCTTCCGAGGCGGGGGCTTACGAGGCGATCCTGCACGAGGACGGCATCGTCACCGAAGGGGCGGCCACCAATGTGTTCGCCGTCATCGACGGCGTGCTCACCACGCATCCGCTGACGGAGCGCATTCTCCCCGGCATCACCCGCAAGGTGATCATGGAACTCGTCGCCGAGCATCGGATGTCGGTGAAGGAACAGCCGATTCCGTTCGCGAAGCTGGCGGGAGCCGACGAGATCTTCGTCTGCGGCTCGACGACGGACGTGACGCCCGTCGTGACGCTCGATGGCAAGACGGTGGGGAACGGCAAGCCGGGGCCGACGACGGTCAAGCTGCGCGAGGCATTCGAAGCGCGGTTGTACCAGGCGGCGGGGGCCGGCCGCTAG
- a CDS encoding glycine--tRNA ligase codes for MARPDVLEKLVSLCKRRGFIFQSSEIYGGTGSVWDYGPLGVELKKNVKDAWWHAMVRSRDDVEGLDAAILMHPKVWEASGHVSGFNDPLVDCKACKARFRADQLDGASCPRKPSKKPGEHSDCQLTEPRQFNLMFKTFMGPVEDTAAVVYLRPETAQGIFVNFLNVQQARRQKVPFGIAQIGKAFRNEITPGNFTFRTREFEQMEMQFFVDPQAAEGKTTDMEWFEYWKAQRMEWHLALGLERDRLEFHQHTAQELAHYAKAAFDIQFDFGGTLGFQEIEGVHHRSDFDLGRHQEFSSKRLEYVDQVANRRYIPYVVETSVGADRVTLALLCNAYAEEAVEGESEGRVVLHLKPSLAPVKAGIFPLTKKDGQPEMARKIVDDLRPLYPVDYDDAGSIGKRYRRQDEVGTPYCITVDGDSTKDGTVTVRDRDSLQQDRVDATQLRAYLSAKLAG; via the coding sequence ATGGCTCGACCCGACGTCCTCGAAAAGCTCGTCAGCCTCTGCAAGCGCCGCGGCTTCATCTTCCAGTCCTCCGAGATCTACGGCGGCACGGGCTCGGTGTGGGATTACGGCCCGCTGGGTGTCGAGCTGAAGAAGAACGTCAAGGACGCCTGGTGGCACGCGATGGTCCGCTCGCGCGACGACGTCGAAGGCCTGGACGCGGCCATCCTGATGCATCCGAAGGTCTGGGAGGCGAGCGGCCACGTCAGCGGATTCAACGACCCGCTGGTGGACTGCAAGGCGTGCAAGGCGCGCTTCCGCGCCGACCAGCTGGACGGCGCCTCGTGCCCGCGCAAGCCGAGCAAGAAGCCGGGCGAGCACAGCGACTGCCAGCTCACCGAGCCGCGGCAGTTCAACCTGATGTTCAAGACGTTCATGGGCCCGGTGGAGGACACCGCGGCCGTGGTCTACCTGCGCCCCGAGACGGCGCAGGGGATCTTCGTGAACTTCCTCAACGTGCAGCAGGCGCGCCGCCAGAAGGTGCCGTTCGGCATCGCGCAGATCGGCAAGGCGTTCCGCAACGAGATCACGCCCGGGAACTTCACCTTCCGCACGCGCGAGTTCGAGCAGATGGAGATGCAGTTCTTCGTCGACCCGCAGGCGGCCGAGGGGAAGACGACGGACATGGAGTGGTTCGAGTACTGGAAGGCCCAGCGCATGGAGTGGCACCTGGCCCTCGGCCTCGAGCGCGACCGGCTGGAGTTCCACCAGCACACGGCGCAGGAGCTGGCGCACTACGCCAAGGCCGCGTTCGACATCCAGTTCGATTTCGGCGGCACGCTCGGCTTCCAGGAGATCGAGGGCGTGCACCATCGCAGCGACTTCGACCTGGGCCGGCACCAGGAGTTCAGCAGCAAGCGGCTGGAGTACGTGGACCAGGTGGCCAACCGCCGGTACATCCCGTACGTCGTGGAGACGTCGGTGGGCGCCGACCGCGTGACGCTCGCGCTGCTGTGCAACGCGTACGCCGAGGAGGCGGTCGAGGGTGAATCCGAGGGACGGGTGGTCCTCCACCTCAAGCCGTCGCTCGCCCCGGTTAAGGCCGGCATCTTCCCGCTGACCAAGAAGGACGGCCAGCCCGAGATGGCGCGAAAGATCGTCGACGACCTGCGGCCGCTCTACCCGGTGGATTACGATGACGCCGGCTCCATCGGCAAGCGCTATCGCCGGCAGGACGAGGTGGGAACGCCGTACTGCATCACCGTGGACGGCGACTCCACCAAGGACGGCACGGTCACGGTGCGCGACCGCGACTCGCTCCAGCAGGATCGGGTGGATGCGACGCAGCTGCGCGCGTACCTGTCCGCGAAGCTCGCCGGCTGA